The following proteins come from a genomic window of Maribacter sp. HTCC2170:
- a CDS encoding inorganic phosphate transporter, translating into MDNIYFLMIIALAVLAIADLVVGVSNDAVNFLNSALGSKAISFKTIMIVASLGIFCGAVFSSGLMEVARKGIFVPGEFMFNEIMIIFMAVMITDILLLDFFNTLGMPTSTTVSIVFELLGAAVAMALIKIGAAGGSFSEVVNYINTTKATEIILGILLSVVVAFSVGALVQYVSRLLLSFNFEKKAKWVGAVFGGFALAAITYFIFIKGLKGTDYYAEIKPMIEGKTAIIVTISFVIWSLLSYLVVAVFKKNIYILIIGVGTFALALAFAGNDLVNFIGVPIAAYQSYEAWTASGVPATEFAMDVLGKKVPTPTFFLLVAGLVMVLTLWFSSKAKRVVKTSIDLSSQSDTKERFNPNFLSRNLVRITMLAAKYTATVIPNSIQTKIENQFQKPVIELPKGKTHELPAFDLVRAAVNLMVASVLISIATSMKLPLSTTYVTFMVAMGTSLADRAWGSESAVYRVAGVLNVIGGWFFTAISAFIAAGTVAYLIHLGGGAMISVLLLLAVLLLVRNYISHTKKTREVKAEDSLNKAESQSIHGVIEESADNISKALKRVSKINQVTINGLINQDLDGLKKAKNNVVKLENEIEDLQNDIFYFIKDLDDSYLGASKFYIDVIGSIQDVAQSSSLIAKVSHKHVNNNHKKLKKKQAEELLDINDKLVHLFGEIRKIFDARTFHEIVPGILEEKQTLLNSVQESIQKQVVRTRTEESSPKNTTLYFSILLETQDLIKANMNILNLYFEEHNNTNMSKELTE; encoded by the coding sequence ATGGACAATATTTACTTTTTAATGATTATAGCGCTTGCCGTATTAGCAATCGCAGACCTTGTCGTAGGTGTTAGTAATGATGCCGTGAATTTTTTGAATTCCGCCCTAGGTTCTAAAGCCATTTCTTTTAAAACCATCATGATTGTTGCCAGTTTAGGTATTTTTTGTGGTGCTGTTTTCTCTAGTGGACTTATGGAAGTTGCCCGGAAAGGAATTTTTGTTCCTGGGGAGTTCATGTTCAATGAAATCATGATCATATTCATGGCCGTGATGATTACCGACATTCTTCTGCTTGATTTTTTCAACACTCTTGGGATGCCAACTTCAACAACGGTTTCCATCGTTTTTGAACTTTTGGGAGCAGCTGTAGCCATGGCATTGATTAAGATTGGTGCCGCAGGAGGTTCGTTCTCTGAAGTCGTTAATTATATCAATACAACTAAGGCAACAGAGATTATCTTGGGTATTTTACTTTCGGTGGTCGTCGCCTTCTCAGTAGGGGCATTGGTGCAATATGTATCACGACTGTTACTCTCCTTTAATTTTGAAAAGAAAGCCAAATGGGTAGGTGCTGTATTTGGAGGATTTGCTTTAGCAGCAATCACCTATTTTATCTTTATCAAAGGATTAAAAGGCACAGATTATTATGCTGAAATAAAACCTATGATTGAGGGTAAGACTGCTATCATCGTAACCATTAGTTTTGTGATATGGAGCTTGTTGTCATATTTAGTAGTAGCGGTGTTTAAAAAGAACATTTACATACTCATTATTGGCGTGGGTACATTTGCGTTGGCATTGGCATTTGCAGGCAATGATTTGGTGAACTTTATAGGTGTGCCTATTGCAGCTTATCAATCTTATGAGGCATGGACCGCTTCTGGTGTCCCAGCAACAGAATTTGCCATGGACGTTCTTGGAAAAAAAGTTCCGACTCCGACCTTTTTCCTTTTAGTTGCTGGTTTGGTTATGGTCTTGACCTTATGGTTCTCAAGTAAAGCCAAAAGAGTGGTAAAGACTTCAATTGATTTATCTAGTCAAAGTGACACAAAAGAACGGTTTAACCCTAATTTTTTGTCTAGAAACTTAGTTCGTATTACCATGTTGGCAGCGAAATACACTGCCACAGTAATACCAAATTCTATTCAAACTAAGATTGAAAACCAATTTCAAAAACCTGTAATTGAACTCCCTAAAGGTAAGACGCATGAGCTACCAGCTTTTGATTTAGTGCGGGCTGCTGTAAACCTGATGGTCGCAAGTGTATTGATCTCAATTGCAACTTCGATGAAATTGCCATTATCAACTACTTATGTAACCTTTATGGTTGCGATGGGTACTTCTTTGGCAGATAGGGCCTGGGGAAGTGAAAGTGCGGTTTATAGAGTTGCTGGAGTCCTTAACGTAATCGGGGGATGGTTCTTTACGGCAATCAGTGCTTTTATTGCGGCAGGAACGGTTGCGTATCTAATTCATTTAGGAGGTGGCGCAATGATTTCCGTTCTATTACTATTGGCGGTATTACTATTGGTAAGAAACTATATTAGCCACACGAAGAAAACCCGCGAGGTAAAGGCCGAAGACAGTTTAAATAAAGCCGAAAGTCAATCAATCCACGGTGTTATTGAGGAAAGTGCCGATAATATCTCAAAAGCATTGAAAAGGGTAAGTAAAATAAACCAGGTCACAATAAATGGATTGATAAATCAAGATTTAGATGGCCTTAAAAAAGCCAAAAACAATGTAGTTAAATTAGAAAATGAAATTGAGGACTTACAGAACGATATTTTCTATTTCATTAAAGACCTTGATGACTCTTATTTAGGAGCCAGTAAGTTTTATATTGACGTCATCGGCAGTATACAAGATGTTGCCCAATCATCAAGTTTGATCGCAAAAGTGAGCCATAAGCATGTAAACAATAATCATAAGAAGCTAAAGAAAAAACAAGCAGAAGAATTATTGGACATCAACGACAAGTTGGTTCATCTTTTTGGTGAAATCAGAAAGATTTTTGATGCACGTACATTCCACGAAATTGTTCCTGGAATACTTGAAGAAAAACAGACCTTGTTAAATAGTGTTCAAGAATCTATTCAAAAACAGGTTGTACGTACCAGAACTGAAGAATCAAGTCCAAAAAACACAACACTTTACTTTAGTATTTTGTTGGAAACACAGGATTTGATTAAAGCGAATATGAATATTCTCAACTTGTATTTTGAAGAACACAACAATACGAATATGAGTAAAGAGTTGACTGAATAG
- a CDS encoding Na/Pi cotransporter family protein — protein MFRKSLFYLFLLALAIVLIYNPNFKTIAAGVAILLFGMIMLEEGFRVFTKGPLQNLLKKATDKLYKSISVGALVTALIQSSSLVSVITISFISAGLISLAGGLGLIFGANIGTTATAWLVAGFGLKIKISALAMPMLVFGIIFSFQKKASLKGIGNVLAGLGFFFLGVHYMKEGFDVFKEYIDLTQYAVPGFLGVVIYTGVGILITTILQSSSATLALILTALSAGQIDYENALALAIGANVGTTITAVLGSLSSNVAGRRLAGAHLIFNMVTGLVALGFIYPLADLVNILSDSFGISTTDYTLKLALFHTIFNIIGVLLMIPFIKKMEKLLIKVFKEKDEEKDISEPKFLTESVLEFPASAIWALRKESKYLFKKAIFEIVAHALNIHREDIKSNLKLKKVVKRSQEDMNTDVEELYYTKVKTIYGQIIKYATTAQSRLKLSNKQNNQISEIIVANRKMVEIIRDVRELNKNVSFYLDSDNEYISKEYDKFRKKIAKVLRVIYLFRTQDEKEQYYSKLILLKQEAKEAMRQGNDSINKLIRDGLITVEMASSLVNDNDNVNDTIKKLIQVAELLYGEKDSLLEKAS, from the coding sequence ATGTTCAGAAAATCTCTGTTTTATCTTTTCTTATTGGCACTGGCCATTGTACTGATTTATAATCCAAATTTTAAGACTATTGCGGCTGGTGTGGCAATACTACTTTTTGGAATGATCATGCTCGAAGAAGGTTTTAGGGTATTCACAAAAGGACCACTTCAAAATCTACTTAAAAAAGCAACAGATAAGCTATATAAGAGTATTTCGGTTGGGGCATTAGTAACTGCTTTAATTCAATCCAGTTCCCTGGTATCGGTAATTACCATTTCATTTATTAGTGCAGGTTTAATATCCTTGGCAGGCGGGTTAGGACTTATTTTTGGTGCCAATATTGGTACTACTGCAACAGCCTGGCTTGTTGCAGGTTTCGGATTGAAAATAAAGATTTCAGCACTTGCGATGCCCATGTTGGTTTTCGGAATAATTTTTTCATTTCAAAAGAAGGCTTCATTAAAAGGAATAGGAAATGTATTGGCGGGATTAGGTTTTTTCTTTCTAGGTGTACATTATATGAAAGAGGGGTTCGATGTCTTTAAGGAATACATTGATTTGACCCAATATGCTGTCCCAGGTTTTTTAGGGGTTGTAATCTATACCGGCGTTGGTATTCTTATAACAACCATTCTTCAATCAAGTAGTGCCACATTGGCTCTAATTTTAACGGCCTTATCCGCAGGGCAAATAGATTATGAAAATGCTTTGGCATTAGCTATTGGTGCAAACGTGGGAACAACGATTACCGCAGTTTTAGGGTCATTAAGCTCAAATGTGGCAGGGAGACGATTGGCCGGTGCCCATTTGATTTTTAACATGGTAACAGGGTTGGTAGCACTGGGTTTTATTTACCCTTTAGCTGATTTAGTGAATATATTATCAGATTCCTTTGGAATTTCCACTACTGATTACACCCTAAAACTTGCACTATTTCATACGATATTCAACATAATAGGGGTTCTTCTTATGATTCCGTTCATTAAAAAAATGGAAAAACTATTGATTAAGGTATTCAAGGAAAAAGATGAAGAAAAAGATATTAGTGAACCTAAATTCTTGACTGAATCTGTTTTGGAATTCCCTGCTTCGGCCATTTGGGCATTGAGAAAGGAATCTAAATATCTATTTAAAAAGGCAATTTTTGAAATTGTTGCCCATGCATTGAATATTCATCGTGAAGATATAAAGTCAAATCTTAAGCTTAAGAAAGTCGTAAAGAGATCTCAAGAAGATATGAATACTGATGTAGAGGAACTCTATTATACTAAGGTAAAGACCATATATGGTCAAATCATTAAATATGCTACTACAGCTCAAAGTAGATTAAAACTGTCCAACAAGCAGAATAATCAAATATCTGAGATAATTGTTGCAAACCGTAAAATGGTAGAGATAATTCGTGATGTGAGAGAATTGAATAAAAATGTTTCTTTTTATTTAGATTCTGATAACGAATACATTAGTAAGGAGTATGATAAATTTCGAAAAAAAATAGCCAAGGTGTTAAGGGTTATTTATTTGTTTAGAACACAGGACGAGAAAGAACAGTATTATTCAAAGCTGATTCTTCTTAAGCAAGAAGCTAAAGAGGCCATGCGCCAGGGAAATGATTCAATAAATAAGTTGATAAGAGATGGTTTGATTACCGTTGAAATGGCATCTTCATTAGTGAACGATAATGATAATGTTAATGATACAATTAAGAAATTGATACAGGTTGCTGAACTACTATATGGCGAAAAAGATTCATTACTTGAAAAGGCCAGTTAA